A stretch of Lujinxingia sediminis DNA encodes these proteins:
- the nuoD gene encoding NADH dehydrogenase (quinone) subunit D, producing the protein MAEDIYKPIDQDIHSEPMILQMGPSHPATHGTVRFTLTLEGEKVIKCETEVGYLHRGFEKECEEATWTQVFPYTDRLNYVSPLLNNFGYALAVERLLGIEVPERCDWIRTIMGELSRLSDHLTCIGAGGLELGAMTAFLYAIEGRELVWDLIEQVTGARLTVSYGRIGGLKDDLTPDFAERWAYTRERLVEIHEITHKLLTRNRIFLDRMEGTGVITPEMGVSYGYTGVCLRSTGVAYDVRKDHPYFKYGEVDFDVPVGKHGDNMDRYLCRMEELVQSIRIIDQCLAKMKPGPINTDDPRVALPGKDKVYNTIEGMISHFKIIFEGVQVPAGEVYSYTEGGNGELGFYIVSNGTGKPWKIHVRSPSLIVMGGIHKLFEGGLLADIIPTFDTINMIGGECDK; encoded by the coding sequence ATGGCCGAAGATATCTACAAGCCCATTGACCAGGACATCCACAGCGAGCCGATGATCCTCCAGATGGGGCCCAGCCACCCTGCCACCCACGGCACCGTGCGCTTTACCCTGACGCTCGAGGGCGAAAAGGTCATCAAGTGCGAGACCGAGGTCGGCTACCTGCACCGCGGCTTTGAGAAGGAATGTGAGGAAGCGACCTGGACCCAGGTCTTCCCCTACACCGACCGCCTCAACTACGTCAGCCCGTTGCTCAACAACTTCGGCTATGCTCTGGCCGTTGAAAGACTGCTGGGCATTGAAGTCCCTGAGCGTTGCGACTGGATTCGCACCATCATGGGCGAGCTCAGCCGTCTCTCCGACCACCTGACCTGCATCGGGGCCGGGGGACTTGAGCTCGGCGCGATGACGGCGTTCCTTTACGCCATCGAGGGTCGCGAACTGGTCTGGGACCTGATCGAACAGGTTACCGGCGCGCGCCTTACCGTGAGCTACGGTCGTATCGGCGGACTCAAAGACGATCTCACCCCGGACTTCGCCGAGCGCTGGGCCTACACCCGTGAGCGCCTCGTGGAGATCCACGAGATCACCCACAAGCTGCTCACGCGCAATCGTATCTTCCTCGACCGCATGGAAGGCACCGGCGTGATTACGCCGGAGATGGGCGTCTCCTACGGCTACACTGGCGTCTGCCTGCGCTCTACCGGCGTGGCCTACGACGTGCGAAAAGACCACCCCTACTTCAAGTATGGCGAGGTCGACTTCGATGTGCCCGTCGGCAAACACGGTGACAACATGGACCGCTACCTCTGCCGCATGGAGGAGCTGGTGCAGTCCATTCGCATCATCGACCAGTGCCTGGCCAAGATGAAGCCGGGTCCCATCAACACCGACGATCCCCGTGTGGCGCTTCCCGGCAAAGACAAAGTCTACAACACCATTGAGGGGATGATCTCCCACTTCAAGATCATCTTTGAAGGCGTTCAGGTGCCTGCCGGCGAGGTCTACAGCTACACCGAAGGCGGAAACGGTGAGCTTGGATTCTACATTGTCTCCAACGGCACCGGGAAGCCCTGGAAGATTCACGTGCGCTCGCCAAGCCTGATTGTGATGGGCGGTATCCACAAGCTCTTTGAAGGCGGCCTGCTCGCTGACATCATCCCCACCTTCGACACCATCAACATGATTGGTGGCGAGTGCGATAAGTAA
- a CDS encoding NADH-quinone oxidoreductase subunit C has protein sequence MAKKLIDFVKKHFGDEVLDAHSRLGNDTVVVERRRVADIIERLRDDDATQMNMLRAITCVDYLHREPRFEVVYILYSIAKKHMLTVRVVVPEDDCNVPTVEHLYGCAAWMEREVWDMYGVTFEGHSDLRRVLLYEEFEGHPLRKDYAKQASQPRLELLGKERDSVEEFNRYVKDKPSEGSRQA, from the coding sequence ATGGCCAAAAAACTGATCGACTTTGTCAAAAAGCACTTCGGCGACGAAGTCCTCGACGCTCATTCGCGTCTGGGCAACGACACCGTGGTGGTGGAGCGTCGCCGGGTTGCCGATATTATCGAGCGGCTGCGCGACGACGATGCCACCCAGATGAACATGCTTCGCGCGATCACCTGCGTCGACTACCTTCATCGCGAACCGCGCTTTGAAGTCGTCTACATCCTCTACAGCATCGCCAAAAAGCACATGTTGACCGTGCGTGTCGTGGTACCTGAAGACGACTGTAACGTACCTACGGTCGAACACCTCTACGGGTGCGCGGCGTGGATGGAGCGCGAGGTCTGGGACATGTACGGCGTCACCTTTGAGGGGCACTCCGACCTTCGCCGTGTGCTCCTTTATGAAGAGTTTGAAGGCCACCCGCTGCGCAAAGACTACGCCAAGCAGGCCTCTCAGCCTCGTCTGGAGCTGCTCGGCAAAGAGCGTGACAGCGTCGAAGAGTTCAACCGCTACGTCAAAGACAAGCCCTCCGAGGGCTCCCGCCAGGCGTAA
- a CDS encoding NADH-quinone oxidoreductase subunit B translates to MGLEHQLPEVITTRLESAVGWARKHSLFQYPFVTACCGMEYMATAAARYDISRFGAEIPRFSPRQADLLWVVGTVNHKLAPFLRRIYEQMAEPKWVISFGVCASTGGFYDNYATVQGIDKIIPVDMYIPGCPPRPEQVLDGLLKLQEKIQNEPWDKYAYEEKRRRRLAEGIEEEPTFLERFGTKV, encoded by the coding sequence ATGGGACTAGAACATCAACTTCCTGAAGTCATCACCACTCGCCTTGAAAGCGCGGTGGGCTGGGCGCGTAAGCACTCGCTTTTCCAGTACCCCTTCGTCACTGCATGCTGCGGCATGGAGTACATGGCGACGGCGGCAGCGCGCTACGACATCTCGCGCTTCGGCGCAGAGATTCCGCGCTTCTCCCCGCGACAGGCCGACCTTCTCTGGGTGGTAGGCACCGTCAACCACAAGCTGGCTCCCTTCCTGCGTCGAATCTACGAGCAGATGGCTGAGCCCAAGTGGGTGATCTCGTTTGGCGTCTGCGCCTCCACCGGCGGTTTCTACGACAACTACGCGACCGTCCAGGGGATCGATAAGATCATCCCGGTTGACATGTACATCCCGGGCTGCCCTCCGCGCCCCGAACAGGTGCTCGACGGCCTCCTCAAATTGCAGGAGAAGATCCAGAACGAGCCCTGGGACAAGTACGCCTACGAAGAGAAGCGACGCCGTCGCCTGGCCGAAGGCATCGAAGAAGAACCGACCTTCCTGGAGCGCTTCGGCACCAAGGTCTGA
- a CDS encoding NADH-quinone oxidoreductase subunit A: MLIANYIPLILLVLVAVAVVGGIIFAAEFFGPKNPTREKLMPYESGSDPLSEPQASRFSVKFYMVAISFILFDLETVFVIPWAMSWRESAAMGHGFYSFAVMALFLAILTIGLVYEWSQGGLEWD; this comes from the coding sequence ATGTTAATCGCCAACTACATACCTCTGATTTTGCTGGTGCTGGTCGCCGTCGCGGTGGTCGGCGGCATCATCTTCGCCGCGGAGTTTTTCGGGCCCAAAAACCCGACCCGCGAAAAGCTGATGCCCTATGAGTCCGGCTCCGATCCGCTCTCTGAGCCCCAGGCTTCCCGCTTCAGCGTGAAGTTTTACATGGTGGCGATCAGCTTCATTCTCTTCGACCTGGAAACGGTCTTCGTCATTCCGTGGGCCATGAGCTGGCGCGAGAGCGCGGCGATGGGTCACGGGTTCTACTCTTTTGCTGTCATGGCGCTCTTCCTGGCGATTCTGACCATCGGTCTCGTCTATGAGTGGAGCCAAGGGGGTCTCGAATGGGACTAG
- the lexA gene encoding transcriptional repressor LexA: MTKLTNRQAKVLELIADHIQKVGYPPTIRELGDALGIRSTNGVNDHLKALEKKGYLSREDAKSRTLRPLFWPNGDAFDLSPSAAGQGDVAMEPDSDVHQVPVVGRIAAGLPISAIEQTEEVVAIGEGLLGRHPDLFALRVKGESMIEDGIFDGDYIFVRKQSDVRDGVIVAAMVDGEATVKRLFREKGQVRLQPANASMEPIYVREEDGRDTSVLGAVVGVFRRLN, translated from the coding sequence CTGACCAAGCTGACAAACCGTCAGGCGAAGGTGTTGGAATTGATTGCCGATCACATTCAGAAGGTGGGCTACCCGCCGACGATTCGTGAACTCGGCGACGCATTGGGGATTCGTTCGACCAACGGGGTCAATGACCACCTCAAAGCTCTTGAGAAGAAGGGGTACCTGTCGCGCGAAGACGCGAAGTCGCGCACCTTGCGACCGCTCTTCTGGCCCAATGGCGATGCGTTTGATCTGTCGCCGTCGGCGGCCGGTCAGGGCGACGTGGCCATGGAGCCCGATAGCGATGTTCACCAGGTTCCGGTGGTGGGGCGTATTGCAGCGGGGCTTCCGATCTCGGCGATCGAGCAGACCGAGGAAGTTGTCGCGATCGGCGAAGGTTTGCTGGGACGACACCCGGATCTCTTCGCGCTTCGCGTCAAGGGCGAGAGCATGATCGAAGACGGGATCTTCGATGGGGACTATATCTTTGTGCGCAAGCAGAGTGACGTGCGCGACGGGGTGATTGTCGCTGCGATGGTTGACGGTGAGGCCACCGTGAAGCGCCTTTTCCGCGAGAAAGGACAGGTGCGATTGCAGCCGGCGAACGCCTCGATGGAGCCGATCTACGTCCGCGAAGAAGATGGGCGTGATACCAGTGTTCTCGGTGCGGTCGTGGGCGTGTTTCGTCGTCTTAACTAG
- a CDS encoding type II CAAX endopeptidase family protein — translation MFSPLKRLWVLTRDLVIQVETQSKHARNARQDANIDWTTMGVLTLAALILSILEYYGSSTHWKSLEPLVGLFSEEPASTLGAIFADRDYGRLARLTYWSATTFLGYFVIPALFITLIMKHRLRDFGMKLEGALTHWKIYVGLYLLVLPFVIAVAFHPSFQRTYPFYQAADRSLLDFFAWQLVYAAQFFALEFFYRGFLIHGLKARLGIYSIFVSTIPYCMIHFGKPLPETVGAILAGIALGLLSLYTRSIWMGVAIHVSVAVTMDITSLAVQGRLPFFQ, via the coding sequence ATGTTCTCTCCCCTAAAACGCCTCTGGGTGCTCACTCGGGACCTGGTTATCCAGGTCGAAACCCAGAGCAAGCACGCCCGAAACGCTCGCCAGGACGCCAACATCGACTGGACGACGATGGGCGTCCTCACACTGGCGGCGCTCATCCTGTCGATCCTCGAATATTACGGCTCTTCCACCCACTGGAAGAGCCTGGAGCCCCTGGTGGGGCTCTTTTCCGAGGAGCCAGCCTCGACACTCGGTGCGATTTTTGCCGATCGAGACTACGGACGGCTTGCGCGACTGACCTATTGGAGTGCCACGACGTTTCTAGGCTACTTCGTGATCCCGGCACTCTTCATCACGCTGATCATGAAACATCGCCTGCGTGATTTCGGAATGAAATTGGAGGGCGCCCTGACACACTGGAAGATCTACGTCGGCCTCTACCTCCTGGTGCTTCCCTTTGTGATCGCAGTGGCGTTTCATCCCAGCTTTCAACGCACATACCCTTTCTATCAGGCCGCAGACCGAAGTCTTTTGGACTTCTTCGCCTGGCAGCTTGTTTACGCCGCACAGTTCTTCGCGCTGGAGTTTTTCTACCGAGGGTTCCTCATTCACGGGCTCAAAGCACGCCTGGGCATCTACTCGATCTTCGTCTCAACGATCCCCTACTGCATGATCCACTTCGGAAAACCGCTCCCGGAGACGGTCGGCGCGATCCTGGCCGGAATCGCACTGGGACTACTATCGCTCTACACGCGCTCGATCTGGATGGGGGTGGCGATTCACGTCTCGGTGGCCGTAACGATGGACATCACTTCTCTGGCCGTCCAGGGTCGGCTGCCTTTCTTTCAGTAG
- the mutL gene encoding DNA mismatch repair endonuclease MutL, which translates to MSQDDPLWRNTAARHAADAPRSVAVLSPELANQIAAGEVVERPASVVKELVENSLDAGARRIEVTIEGGGRELIRVEDDGCGMRREDALRAVERHATSKIARVEDLFAIGTLGFRGEAVPSIGSVSRMEICTRPRDQLEGTRIFIEGGVMHEIEDVGMAAGTTILVEELFYNTPARLKFLKTPATETRHITEMLVRVGLSRPDVRIKFVKDGKIRLDLPQVDRLKDRILEVLGREVYDDLYPTFEYPAIHGVVARGYFSKPGHSQRSPNNMYTFVNGRYVSDRTIRAAITGAYKHLLERGRYPSVVLFIDVPFSMVDINVHPAKTEVRFHDTQPIYRAVYHAIADALAEAPWLEGQAARAYSLGERRTLNGGAGFVSGTTEKEGSFEGAMLQPGRVKIEPLNARHRRLSEQDRLDPGELRSPFLSEAPDMQGGFVARGLTPLIEPPRVDLGEVGGASPGQDSPSGRDAYFSTLKVIGQFRRAYIVCEDASGMVIIDQHAAHERVGFERLKALFKREHKETQPLLFPLRMELDALRAATMSEAVEFFAQAGFEIDHFGGSTYVLKEVPAVLQRAPHEKIIKDALDDLSNFGGSSRVEEAMESVLSRMACHSVVRGPTQLTLDECEGLLVQMDQIDFRANCPHGRPVYYRIPLMELEEAFDRR; encoded by the coding sequence GTGAGTCAGGACGATCCTCTCTGGAGAAATACAGCAGCACGTCACGCAGCGGACGCGCCTCGCTCGGTGGCGGTGCTTTCTCCCGAACTCGCCAACCAGATCGCGGCGGGTGAGGTCGTGGAGCGTCCGGCGTCGGTGGTCAAAGAGCTGGTCGAGAATAGTCTGGATGCGGGCGCGCGCCGTATCGAGGTGACGATTGAGGGAGGAGGGCGAGAGCTGATCCGTGTGGAAGACGACGGCTGCGGAATGCGTCGTGAGGATGCGCTGCGTGCTGTTGAGCGACATGCCACCAGCAAAATCGCACGGGTCGAGGACCTCTTTGCCATTGGCACTCTGGGATTTCGCGGCGAGGCCGTTCCGTCGATCGGGTCGGTTTCGCGGATGGAGATTTGCACTCGCCCCCGAGATCAGTTGGAGGGCACGCGAATCTTTATTGAGGGGGGCGTCATGCACGAGATTGAGGATGTGGGGATGGCCGCTGGTACCACGATCCTCGTCGAAGAGTTGTTTTATAATACACCGGCACGTTTGAAGTTTTTGAAGACACCGGCCACCGAGACCCGGCATATCACGGAGATGCTGGTGAGGGTCGGGTTGAGCCGGCCAGATGTGCGCATCAAGTTTGTGAAAGACGGGAAGATTCGACTCGATCTTCCGCAGGTCGATCGCCTCAAAGACCGCATCCTGGAAGTGTTGGGTCGCGAGGTGTACGACGACCTCTACCCGACATTTGAGTATCCGGCGATTCACGGTGTGGTAGCGCGAGGGTACTTCTCGAAACCGGGGCATTCGCAACGTTCGCCGAATAACATGTACACCTTCGTGAACGGACGTTACGTCAGCGACCGCACGATACGTGCGGCCATCACCGGGGCCTACAAACACCTGCTTGAGCGCGGGCGATACCCCAGTGTGGTGCTCTTTATCGATGTGCCTTTCTCGATGGTCGATATCAACGTGCATCCGGCTAAGACGGAGGTGCGCTTTCACGATACGCAGCCCATCTATCGTGCAGTCTACCACGCGATTGCCGATGCGCTGGCGGAGGCGCCGTGGCTGGAGGGGCAGGCCGCTCGGGCGTACAGTCTGGGGGAGCGTCGCACGCTTAACGGTGGCGCTGGGTTCGTCAGCGGAACAACGGAGAAGGAAGGGAGCTTCGAAGGGGCGATGCTGCAACCAGGGCGCGTTAAAATTGAACCTCTTAACGCCCGTCATCGCCGACTCTCCGAACAAGACCGACTCGATCCGGGAGAGCTACGTTCACCTTTTTTATCTGAAGCTCCAGATATGCAGGGCGGGTTTGTCGCGCGGGGTTTGACACCGTTGATTGAGCCCCCGCGTGTGGACCTTGGTGAGGTCGGCGGAGCGTCGCCAGGCCAGGACTCTCCATCGGGGCGTGACGCGTACTTTTCTACGCTGAAAGTGATCGGTCAGTTTCGGCGAGCCTACATCGTGTGCGAAGACGCGTCCGGGATGGTGATCATCGACCAGCATGCTGCCCACGAGCGAGTCGGGTTTGAGAGGCTAAAGGCGCTCTTCAAACGGGAGCATAAAGAAACCCAGCCCTTGCTCTTCCCGCTGCGTATGGAGCTCGACGCGCTGCGGGCGGCAACGATGAGTGAAGCGGTGGAATTCTTCGCGCAGGCGGGATTTGAGATCGACCACTTCGGCGGAAGCACGTACGTGCTCAAAGAGGTTCCGGCGGTGCTTCAGCGCGCGCCTCACGAGAAGATCATTAAAGATGCGCTTGATGATCTCTCCAACTTCGGCGGCTCAAGTCGGGTGGAAGAGGCGATGGAATCCGTATTGAGCCGAATGGCCTGCCACTCGGTGGTGCGAGGGCCAACGCAGCTGACGTTGGACGAGTGTGAGGGGCTTCTGGTGCAGATGGACCAGATCGACTTTCGTGCCAACTGTCCCCACGGGCGACCGGTGTACTACCGCATCCCGCTTATGGAACTTGAAGAGGCTTTTGACCGCAGATGA